From Haliotis asinina isolate JCU_RB_2024 chromosome 8, JCU_Hal_asi_v2, whole genome shotgun sequence, a single genomic window includes:
- the LOC137294849 gene encoding serine/threonine-protein phosphatase 4 regulatory subunit 3A-like isoform X2: MADNTSTRRRVKLYMLNEDRQWDDRGTGHVSSAYVERLKGMALLVRSETDGSILLESKIQPDTAYQKQQETLIVWSEADNYDLALSFQEKAGCDEIWEKICQVQGKDPSVDITQDVVEESEDERFDDMPDAAPPIELPPCELSKLEYISEIFSSVLPSPIRREKLSVAIENEGYIKKLVELFHICEDLENMEGLHHLFDIFKSIFLLNKNALFEIMFSDELIFDIVGVLEYDPSSPSPVKHREYLKSTAKFKEVVPITNQELENKIHQTYRVQYIQDVILPTPSVVDDNMLSSLASFVYFNKVEIVSMIQDDEKYLTTLFAQLTDDETDDDHRRDLILFLKEFCTFSQSLQPISKETFFKTLSNLGVLSAIEVILGLDDARMKTAAIDIFSYIVEFSPSMVREFVLHESQNQDDDELLINLVIEQMVNDADPELGGAMQLMTVIRLLLDPENMMPTANKTEKTEFLSFFYKHSMHVLTAPLFANTVDERPSKDDYQTAQLLGLILELLSFCVEHHTYHIKNYVISKDLLGRVLVLLKSRHSFLALCALRFMRKIVGLKEEFYNRYIVKGNLFKPIVEAFVANGDRYNLLNSAMIELFEFVKAEDVKSLCSHIVENFIKDLDGVKYVKTFESLKLRYEQQQDRLKDRANTERFAVFSHPGSLGRMNRFRRDVRIMDEEEEMWFNEDEEMDDSEAHAPMSDILRTKLDADFDQINRILENKKAKEQAELRESPPRLLNKTSTININLRSGSPLSSPNSSPGSPGSPENAYSPPGSPGSPSTPKIVPPPTPDCSPNSSPQLKPNAIAKKPLVGLVDYPDEDSDEEEDETILPSPKRARLGT, from the exons ATGGCGGATAATACAAGTACCCGACGACGTGTAAAATTATACATGCTAAATGAGGATCGCCAGTGGGATGATCGAGGGACAGGGCATGTGTCATCGGCGTACGTTGAGCGACTCAAGGGAATGGCATTGCTAGTGCGATCGGAAACTGATG GGTCAATATTGCTTGAATCTAAAATACAACCTGATACAgcatatcagaaacaacag GAAACCTTGATTGTATGGTCAGAAGCAGACAACTATGATCTTGCGCTTAGTTTCCAAGAAAAAGCTGGTTGTGATGAGATATGGGAGAAAATCTGCCAG GTACAAGGTAAAGACCCCTCAGTAGATATAACACAAGATGTAGTTGAGGAGTCAGAAGATGAAAGGTTTGATGACATGCCTGATGCTGCACCACCAATTGAACTGCCCCCTTGTGAACTCAGCAAATTGGAGTATATCTCGGAAATCTTCAGTAGTGTTCTTCCATCACCTATACGACGGGAAAAACTATCTGTGGCCATAGAGAATGAAGGATACATTAAAAAACTCGTGGAACTTTTTCACATATGTGAAGACTTGGAAAACATGGAGGGTCTACATCATTTATTTGACATATTCAAAAGTATATTTTTACTGAACAAGAACGCCTTGTTTGAGATCATGTTCTCAGATGAATTGATTTTTGACATTGTTGGTGTGTTGGAGTATGATCCTTCCTCCCCATCACCAGTGAAACACAGGGAATATCTCAAAAGTACTGCCAAATTTAAAGAAGTTGTTCCAATTACCAATCAGGAGTTGGAAAACAAAATCCACCAGACTTACCGTGTACAGTACATTCAAGATGTGATATTACCTACTCCTTCAGTGGTTGATGACAACATGCTGTCATCACTAGCATCATTTGTCTATTTCAACAAAGTGGAAATTGTCAGTATGATTCAG GATGATGAAAAGTACTTGACAACTCTATTTGCTCAACTAACTGACGACGAAACAGATGATGACCATCGGCGAGATCTCATATTATTTCTGAAAGAGTTCTGCACTTTCTCACAATCATTACAACCTATCAGTAAAGAAACTTTCTTTAAG ACACTATCAAACCTTGGGGTATTATCAGCAATAGAAGTCATTTTG GGATTAGATGATGCTAGAATGAAGACAGCTGCCATAGACATATTTTCCTACATAGTGGAATTCAGTCCGTCCATGGTGCGGGAGTTTGTTCTTCATGAAAGCCAGAATCAAGATGAT GATGAACTCTTGATAAACCTAGTCATTGAACAGATGGTCAATGACGCTGATCCTG AACTGGGGGGTGCCATGCAGCTCATGACTGTCATCAGGCTACTGCTTGATCCTGAGAATATGATGCCAACAGCCAAT AAGACTGAGAAGACAGAGTTTCTGAGTTTCTTCTACAAACACAGCATGCATGTCTTGACAGCTCCCCTATTTGCCAACACTGTGGATGAGAGGCCGAGTAAAG ATGATTACCAGACTGCTCAGCTGCTAGGTCTGATCTTGGAGCTGCTATCTTTTTGTGTGGAGCATCACACATACCACATCAAGAACTATGTTATTAGCAAGGATCTCCTTGGTAGAGTGCTGGTACTGCTCAAGTCAAGACACTCTTTTCTTGCTCTTT gtGCCTTAAGGTTTATGAGAAAGATTGTTGGCTTGAAAGAAGAGTTCTACAACCGATACATAGTCAAGGGCAACCTGTTCAAACCTATCGTTGAGGCATTTGTTGCAAATGGAGACCGATATAATTTGCTTAACTCTGCAATGATTGAATTGTTTGAATTTGTCAAAGCT GAGGATGTGAAGTCTCTGTGTTCACATATAGTAGAGAACTTCATCAAAGATCTAGATGGTGTGAAGTATGTGAAGACGTTTGAATCATTAAAACTGAGGTACGAACAACAGCAAGACAGGTTGAAAGACAGGGCAAATACTGAGAG ATTTGCTGTATTCAGTCACCCAGGATCACTGGGGCGAATGAACCGCTTCCGCCGAGATGTTCGGATCATGGATGAAGAAGAGGAAATGTGGTTCAATGAAGATGAGGAAATGGATGACTCTGAGGCCCATGCTCCCATGTCAGACATCCTCAGGACAAAACTGGATGCAGACTTTGACCAAATAAATAGaattttagaaaataaaaaaG CCAAAGAACAGGCAGAGCTCCGAGAGTCTCCACCCAGACTACTCAACAAGACTTCCACTATCAACATCAATCTGCGTAGTGGCAGTCCCCTCTCCAGTCCCAACAGCTCCCCAGGTAGCCCAGGCTCGCCTGAGAATGCCTACTCCCCACCTGGGAGCCCCGGCAGTCCTAGTACCCCGAAGATAGTACCGCCACCAACACCAGACTGTTCACCTAACTCATCACCACAACTTAAACCAAATGCTATTGCCAAAAAG CCATTGGTTGGTCTTGTTGACTACCCAGATGAAGATTCAGATGAGGAGGAAGATGAGACAATATTACCCTCTCCAAAGAGAGCACGGTTAGGGACGTAA
- the LOC137294849 gene encoding serine/threonine-protein phosphatase 4 regulatory subunit 3A-like isoform X4, translated as MADNTSTRRRVKLYMLNEDRQWDDRGTGHVSSAYVERLKGMALLVRSETDGSILLESKIQPDTAYQKQQETLIVWSEADNYDLALSFQEKAGCDEIWEKICQVQGKDPSVDITQDVVEESEDERFDDMPDAAPPIELPPCELSKLEYISEIFSSVLPSPIRREKLSVAIENEGYIKKLVELFHICEDLENMEGLHHLFDIFKSIFLLNKNALFEIMFSDELIFDIVGVLEYDPSSPSPVKHREYLKSTAKFKEVVPITNQELENKIHQTYRVQYIQDVILPTPSVVDDNMLSSLASFVYFNKVEIVSMIQDDEKYLTTLFAQLTDDETDDDHRRDLILFLKEFCTFSQSLQPISKETFFKTLSNLGVLSAIEVILGLDDARMKTAAIDIFSYIVEFSPSMVREFVLHESQNQDDDELLINLVIEQMVNDADPELGGAMQLMTVIRLLLDPENMMPTANKTEKTEFLSFFYKHSMHVLTAPLFANTVDERPSKDDYQTAQLLGLILELLSFCVEHHTYHIKNYVISKDLLGRVLVLLKSRHSFLALCALRFMRKIVGLKEEFYNRYIVKGNLFKPIVEAFVANGDRYNLLNSAMIELFEFVKAEDVKSLCSHIVENFIKDLDGVKYVKTFESLKLRYEQQQDRLKDRANTESHPGSLGRMNRFRRDVRIMDEEEEMWFNEDEEMDDSEAHAPMSDILRTKLDADFDQINRILENKKAKEQAELRESPPRLLNKTSTININLRSGSPLSSPNSSPGSPGSPENAYSPPGSPGSPSTPKIVPPPTPDCSPNSSPQLKPNAIAKKPLVGLVDYPDEDSDEEEDETILPSPKRARLGT; from the exons ATGGCGGATAATACAAGTACCCGACGACGTGTAAAATTATACATGCTAAATGAGGATCGCCAGTGGGATGATCGAGGGACAGGGCATGTGTCATCGGCGTACGTTGAGCGACTCAAGGGAATGGCATTGCTAGTGCGATCGGAAACTGATG GGTCAATATTGCTTGAATCTAAAATACAACCTGATACAgcatatcagaaacaacag GAAACCTTGATTGTATGGTCAGAAGCAGACAACTATGATCTTGCGCTTAGTTTCCAAGAAAAAGCTGGTTGTGATGAGATATGGGAGAAAATCTGCCAG GTACAAGGTAAAGACCCCTCAGTAGATATAACACAAGATGTAGTTGAGGAGTCAGAAGATGAAAGGTTTGATGACATGCCTGATGCTGCACCACCAATTGAACTGCCCCCTTGTGAACTCAGCAAATTGGAGTATATCTCGGAAATCTTCAGTAGTGTTCTTCCATCACCTATACGACGGGAAAAACTATCTGTGGCCATAGAGAATGAAGGATACATTAAAAAACTCGTGGAACTTTTTCACATATGTGAAGACTTGGAAAACATGGAGGGTCTACATCATTTATTTGACATATTCAAAAGTATATTTTTACTGAACAAGAACGCCTTGTTTGAGATCATGTTCTCAGATGAATTGATTTTTGACATTGTTGGTGTGTTGGAGTATGATCCTTCCTCCCCATCACCAGTGAAACACAGGGAATATCTCAAAAGTACTGCCAAATTTAAAGAAGTTGTTCCAATTACCAATCAGGAGTTGGAAAACAAAATCCACCAGACTTACCGTGTACAGTACATTCAAGATGTGATATTACCTACTCCTTCAGTGGTTGATGACAACATGCTGTCATCACTAGCATCATTTGTCTATTTCAACAAAGTGGAAATTGTCAGTATGATTCAG GATGATGAAAAGTACTTGACAACTCTATTTGCTCAACTAACTGACGACGAAACAGATGATGACCATCGGCGAGATCTCATATTATTTCTGAAAGAGTTCTGCACTTTCTCACAATCATTACAACCTATCAGTAAAGAAACTTTCTTTAAG ACACTATCAAACCTTGGGGTATTATCAGCAATAGAAGTCATTTTG GGATTAGATGATGCTAGAATGAAGACAGCTGCCATAGACATATTTTCCTACATAGTGGAATTCAGTCCGTCCATGGTGCGGGAGTTTGTTCTTCATGAAAGCCAGAATCAAGATGAT GATGAACTCTTGATAAACCTAGTCATTGAACAGATGGTCAATGACGCTGATCCTG AACTGGGGGGTGCCATGCAGCTCATGACTGTCATCAGGCTACTGCTTGATCCTGAGAATATGATGCCAACAGCCAAT AAGACTGAGAAGACAGAGTTTCTGAGTTTCTTCTACAAACACAGCATGCATGTCTTGACAGCTCCCCTATTTGCCAACACTGTGGATGAGAGGCCGAGTAAAG ATGATTACCAGACTGCTCAGCTGCTAGGTCTGATCTTGGAGCTGCTATCTTTTTGTGTGGAGCATCACACATACCACATCAAGAACTATGTTATTAGCAAGGATCTCCTTGGTAGAGTGCTGGTACTGCTCAAGTCAAGACACTCTTTTCTTGCTCTTT gtGCCTTAAGGTTTATGAGAAAGATTGTTGGCTTGAAAGAAGAGTTCTACAACCGATACATAGTCAAGGGCAACCTGTTCAAACCTATCGTTGAGGCATTTGTTGCAAATGGAGACCGATATAATTTGCTTAACTCTGCAATGATTGAATTGTTTGAATTTGTCAAAGCT GAGGATGTGAAGTCTCTGTGTTCACATATAGTAGAGAACTTCATCAAAGATCTAGATGGTGTGAAGTATGTGAAGACGTTTGAATCATTAAAACTGAGGTACGAACAACAGCAAGACAGGTTGAAAGACAGGGCAAATACTGAGAG TCACCCAGGATCACTGGGGCGAATGAACCGCTTCCGCCGAGATGTTCGGATCATGGATGAAGAAGAGGAAATGTGGTTCAATGAAGATGAGGAAATGGATGACTCTGAGGCCCATGCTCCCATGTCAGACATCCTCAGGACAAAACTGGATGCAGACTTTGACCAAATAAATAGaattttagaaaataaaaaaG CCAAAGAACAGGCAGAGCTCCGAGAGTCTCCACCCAGACTACTCAACAAGACTTCCACTATCAACATCAATCTGCGTAGTGGCAGTCCCCTCTCCAGTCCCAACAGCTCCCCAGGTAGCCCAGGCTCGCCTGAGAATGCCTACTCCCCACCTGGGAGCCCCGGCAGTCCTAGTACCCCGAAGATAGTACCGCCACCAACACCAGACTGTTCACCTAACTCATCACCACAACTTAAACCAAATGCTATTGCCAAAAAG CCATTGGTTGGTCTTGTTGACTACCCAGATGAAGATTCAGATGAGGAGGAAGATGAGACAATATTACCCTCTCCAAAGAGAGCACGGTTAGGGACGTAA
- the LOC137294849 gene encoding serine/threonine-protein phosphatase 4 regulatory subunit 3A-like isoform X6 codes for MADNTSTRRRVKLYMLNEDRQWDDRGTGHVSSAYVERLKGMALLVRSETDGSILLESKIQPDTAYQKQQETLIVWSEADNYDLALSFQEKAGCDEIWEKICQVQGKDPSVDITQDVVEESEDERFDDMPDAAPPIELPPCELSKLEYISEIFSSVLPSPIRREKLSVAIENEGYIKKLVELFHICEDLENMEGLHHLFDIFKSIFLLNKNALFEIMFSDELIFDIVGVLEYDPSSPSPVKHREYLKSTAKFKEVVPITNQELENKIHQTYRVQYIQDVILPTPSVVDDNMLSSLASFVYFNKVEIVSMIQDDEKYLTTLFAQLTDDETDDDHRRDLILFLKEFCTFSQSLQPISKETFFKTLSNLGVLSAIEVILGLDDARMKTAAIDIFSYIVEFSPSMVREFVLHESQNQDDDELLINLVIEQMVNDADPELGGAMQLMTVIRLLLDPENMMPTANKTEKTEFLSFFYKHSMHVLTAPLFANTVDERPSKDDYQTAQLLGLILELLSFCVEHHTYHIKNYVISKDLLGRVLVLLKSRHSFLALCALRFMRKIVGLKEEFYNRYIVKGNLFKPIVEAFVANGDRYNLLNSAMIELFEFVKAEDVKSLCSHIVENFIKDLDGVKYVKTFESLKLRFAVFSHPGSLGRMNRFRRDVRIMDEEEEMWFNEDEEMDDSEAHAPMSDILRTKLDADFDQINRILENKKAKEQAELRESPPRLLNKTSTININLRSGSPLSSPNSSPGSPGSPENAYSPPGSPGSPSTPKIVPPPTPDCSPNSSPQLKPNAIAKKPLVGLVDYPDEDSDEEEDETILPSPKRARLGT; via the exons ATGGCGGATAATACAAGTACCCGACGACGTGTAAAATTATACATGCTAAATGAGGATCGCCAGTGGGATGATCGAGGGACAGGGCATGTGTCATCGGCGTACGTTGAGCGACTCAAGGGAATGGCATTGCTAGTGCGATCGGAAACTGATG GGTCAATATTGCTTGAATCTAAAATACAACCTGATACAgcatatcagaaacaacag GAAACCTTGATTGTATGGTCAGAAGCAGACAACTATGATCTTGCGCTTAGTTTCCAAGAAAAAGCTGGTTGTGATGAGATATGGGAGAAAATCTGCCAG GTACAAGGTAAAGACCCCTCAGTAGATATAACACAAGATGTAGTTGAGGAGTCAGAAGATGAAAGGTTTGATGACATGCCTGATGCTGCACCACCAATTGAACTGCCCCCTTGTGAACTCAGCAAATTGGAGTATATCTCGGAAATCTTCAGTAGTGTTCTTCCATCACCTATACGACGGGAAAAACTATCTGTGGCCATAGAGAATGAAGGATACATTAAAAAACTCGTGGAACTTTTTCACATATGTGAAGACTTGGAAAACATGGAGGGTCTACATCATTTATTTGACATATTCAAAAGTATATTTTTACTGAACAAGAACGCCTTGTTTGAGATCATGTTCTCAGATGAATTGATTTTTGACATTGTTGGTGTGTTGGAGTATGATCCTTCCTCCCCATCACCAGTGAAACACAGGGAATATCTCAAAAGTACTGCCAAATTTAAAGAAGTTGTTCCAATTACCAATCAGGAGTTGGAAAACAAAATCCACCAGACTTACCGTGTACAGTACATTCAAGATGTGATATTACCTACTCCTTCAGTGGTTGATGACAACATGCTGTCATCACTAGCATCATTTGTCTATTTCAACAAAGTGGAAATTGTCAGTATGATTCAG GATGATGAAAAGTACTTGACAACTCTATTTGCTCAACTAACTGACGACGAAACAGATGATGACCATCGGCGAGATCTCATATTATTTCTGAAAGAGTTCTGCACTTTCTCACAATCATTACAACCTATCAGTAAAGAAACTTTCTTTAAG ACACTATCAAACCTTGGGGTATTATCAGCAATAGAAGTCATTTTG GGATTAGATGATGCTAGAATGAAGACAGCTGCCATAGACATATTTTCCTACATAGTGGAATTCAGTCCGTCCATGGTGCGGGAGTTTGTTCTTCATGAAAGCCAGAATCAAGATGAT GATGAACTCTTGATAAACCTAGTCATTGAACAGATGGTCAATGACGCTGATCCTG AACTGGGGGGTGCCATGCAGCTCATGACTGTCATCAGGCTACTGCTTGATCCTGAGAATATGATGCCAACAGCCAAT AAGACTGAGAAGACAGAGTTTCTGAGTTTCTTCTACAAACACAGCATGCATGTCTTGACAGCTCCCCTATTTGCCAACACTGTGGATGAGAGGCCGAGTAAAG ATGATTACCAGACTGCTCAGCTGCTAGGTCTGATCTTGGAGCTGCTATCTTTTTGTGTGGAGCATCACACATACCACATCAAGAACTATGTTATTAGCAAGGATCTCCTTGGTAGAGTGCTGGTACTGCTCAAGTCAAGACACTCTTTTCTTGCTCTTT gtGCCTTAAGGTTTATGAGAAAGATTGTTGGCTTGAAAGAAGAGTTCTACAACCGATACATAGTCAAGGGCAACCTGTTCAAACCTATCGTTGAGGCATTTGTTGCAAATGGAGACCGATATAATTTGCTTAACTCTGCAATGATTGAATTGTTTGAATTTGTCAAAGCT GAGGATGTGAAGTCTCTGTGTTCACATATAGTAGAGAACTTCATCAAAGATCTAGATGGTGTGAAGTATGTGAAGACGTTTGAATCATTAAAACTGAG ATTTGCTGTATTCAGTCACCCAGGATCACTGGGGCGAATGAACCGCTTCCGCCGAGATGTTCGGATCATGGATGAAGAAGAGGAAATGTGGTTCAATGAAGATGAGGAAATGGATGACTCTGAGGCCCATGCTCCCATGTCAGACATCCTCAGGACAAAACTGGATGCAGACTTTGACCAAATAAATAGaattttagaaaataaaaaaG CCAAAGAACAGGCAGAGCTCCGAGAGTCTCCACCCAGACTACTCAACAAGACTTCCACTATCAACATCAATCTGCGTAGTGGCAGTCCCCTCTCCAGTCCCAACAGCTCCCCAGGTAGCCCAGGCTCGCCTGAGAATGCCTACTCCCCACCTGGGAGCCCCGGCAGTCCTAGTACCCCGAAGATAGTACCGCCACCAACACCAGACTGTTCACCTAACTCATCACCACAACTTAAACCAAATGCTATTGCCAAAAAG CCATTGGTTGGTCTTGTTGACTACCCAGATGAAGATTCAGATGAGGAGGAAGATGAGACAATATTACCCTCTCCAAAGAGAGCACGGTTAGGGACGTAA
- the LOC137294849 gene encoding serine/threonine-protein phosphatase 4 regulatory subunit 3A-like isoform X8 — MADNTSTRRRVKLYMLNEDRQWDDRGTGHVSSAYVERLKGMALLVRSETDGSILLESKIQPDTAYQKQQETLIVWSEADNYDLALSFQEKAGCDEIWEKICQVQGKDPSVDITQDVVEESEDERFDDMPDAAPPIELPPCELSKLEYISEIFSSVLPSPIRREKLSVAIENEGYIKKLVELFHICEDLENMEGLHHLFDIFKSIFLLNKNALFEIMFSDELIFDIVGVLEYDPSSPSPVKHREYLKSTAKFKEVVPITNQELENKIHQTYRVQYIQDVILPTPSVVDDNMLSSLASFVYFNKVEIVSMIQDDEKYLTTLFAQLTDDETDDDHRRDLILFLKEFCTFSQSLQPISKETFFKTLSNLGVLSAIEVILGLDDARMKTAAIDIFSYIVEFSPSMVREFVLHESQNQDDDELLINLVIEQMVNDADPELGGAMQLMTVIRLLLDPENMMPTANKTEKTEFLSFFYKHSMHVLTAPLFANTVDERPSKDDYQTAQLLGLILELLSFCVEHHTYHIKNYVISKDLLGRVLVLLKSRHSFLALCALRFMRKIVGLKEEFYNRYIVKGNLFKPIVEAFVANGDRYNLLNSAMIELFEFVKAEDVKSLCSHIVENFIKDLDGVKYVKTFESLKLSHPGSLGRMNRFRRDVRIMDEEEEMWFNEDEEMDDSEAHAPMSDILRTKLDADFDQINRILENKKAKEQAELRESPPRLLNKTSTININLRSGSPLSSPNSSPGSPGSPENAYSPPGSPGSPSTPKIVPPPTPDCSPNSSPQLKPNAIAKKPLVGLVDYPDEDSDEEEDETILPSPKRARLGT; from the exons ATGGCGGATAATACAAGTACCCGACGACGTGTAAAATTATACATGCTAAATGAGGATCGCCAGTGGGATGATCGAGGGACAGGGCATGTGTCATCGGCGTACGTTGAGCGACTCAAGGGAATGGCATTGCTAGTGCGATCGGAAACTGATG GGTCAATATTGCTTGAATCTAAAATACAACCTGATACAgcatatcagaaacaacag GAAACCTTGATTGTATGGTCAGAAGCAGACAACTATGATCTTGCGCTTAGTTTCCAAGAAAAAGCTGGTTGTGATGAGATATGGGAGAAAATCTGCCAG GTACAAGGTAAAGACCCCTCAGTAGATATAACACAAGATGTAGTTGAGGAGTCAGAAGATGAAAGGTTTGATGACATGCCTGATGCTGCACCACCAATTGAACTGCCCCCTTGTGAACTCAGCAAATTGGAGTATATCTCGGAAATCTTCAGTAGTGTTCTTCCATCACCTATACGACGGGAAAAACTATCTGTGGCCATAGAGAATGAAGGATACATTAAAAAACTCGTGGAACTTTTTCACATATGTGAAGACTTGGAAAACATGGAGGGTCTACATCATTTATTTGACATATTCAAAAGTATATTTTTACTGAACAAGAACGCCTTGTTTGAGATCATGTTCTCAGATGAATTGATTTTTGACATTGTTGGTGTGTTGGAGTATGATCCTTCCTCCCCATCACCAGTGAAACACAGGGAATATCTCAAAAGTACTGCCAAATTTAAAGAAGTTGTTCCAATTACCAATCAGGAGTTGGAAAACAAAATCCACCAGACTTACCGTGTACAGTACATTCAAGATGTGATATTACCTACTCCTTCAGTGGTTGATGACAACATGCTGTCATCACTAGCATCATTTGTCTATTTCAACAAAGTGGAAATTGTCAGTATGATTCAG GATGATGAAAAGTACTTGACAACTCTATTTGCTCAACTAACTGACGACGAAACAGATGATGACCATCGGCGAGATCTCATATTATTTCTGAAAGAGTTCTGCACTTTCTCACAATCATTACAACCTATCAGTAAAGAAACTTTCTTTAAG ACACTATCAAACCTTGGGGTATTATCAGCAATAGAAGTCATTTTG GGATTAGATGATGCTAGAATGAAGACAGCTGCCATAGACATATTTTCCTACATAGTGGAATTCAGTCCGTCCATGGTGCGGGAGTTTGTTCTTCATGAAAGCCAGAATCAAGATGAT GATGAACTCTTGATAAACCTAGTCATTGAACAGATGGTCAATGACGCTGATCCTG AACTGGGGGGTGCCATGCAGCTCATGACTGTCATCAGGCTACTGCTTGATCCTGAGAATATGATGCCAACAGCCAAT AAGACTGAGAAGACAGAGTTTCTGAGTTTCTTCTACAAACACAGCATGCATGTCTTGACAGCTCCCCTATTTGCCAACACTGTGGATGAGAGGCCGAGTAAAG ATGATTACCAGACTGCTCAGCTGCTAGGTCTGATCTTGGAGCTGCTATCTTTTTGTGTGGAGCATCACACATACCACATCAAGAACTATGTTATTAGCAAGGATCTCCTTGGTAGAGTGCTGGTACTGCTCAAGTCAAGACACTCTTTTCTTGCTCTTT gtGCCTTAAGGTTTATGAGAAAGATTGTTGGCTTGAAAGAAGAGTTCTACAACCGATACATAGTCAAGGGCAACCTGTTCAAACCTATCGTTGAGGCATTTGTTGCAAATGGAGACCGATATAATTTGCTTAACTCTGCAATGATTGAATTGTTTGAATTTGTCAAAGCT GAGGATGTGAAGTCTCTGTGTTCACATATAGTAGAGAACTTCATCAAAGATCTAGATGGTGTGAAGTATGTGAAGACGTTTGAATCATTAAAACTGAG TCACCCAGGATCACTGGGGCGAATGAACCGCTTCCGCCGAGATGTTCGGATCATGGATGAAGAAGAGGAAATGTGGTTCAATGAAGATGAGGAAATGGATGACTCTGAGGCCCATGCTCCCATGTCAGACATCCTCAGGACAAAACTGGATGCAGACTTTGACCAAATAAATAGaattttagaaaataaaaaaG CCAAAGAACAGGCAGAGCTCCGAGAGTCTCCACCCAGACTACTCAACAAGACTTCCACTATCAACATCAATCTGCGTAGTGGCAGTCCCCTCTCCAGTCCCAACAGCTCCCCAGGTAGCCCAGGCTCGCCTGAGAATGCCTACTCCCCACCTGGGAGCCCCGGCAGTCCTAGTACCCCGAAGATAGTACCGCCACCAACACCAGACTGTTCACCTAACTCATCACCACAACTTAAACCAAATGCTATTGCCAAAAAG CCATTGGTTGGTCTTGTTGACTACCCAGATGAAGATTCAGATGAGGAGGAAGATGAGACAATATTACCCTCTCCAAAGAGAGCACGGTTAGGGACGTAA